In the genome of Raphanus sativus cultivar WK10039 chromosome 4, ASM80110v3, whole genome shotgun sequence, one region contains:
- the LOC108850444 gene encoding disease resistance protein RRS1B, translating into MREFPVVANQHDVFIHFSLEEFRYSFVSHLSAAFSRSSISVFVAEETNGEAVTSNTDVSQSAIEETKFFVVVFSKSDVFLPLFLETLVKFLERRKDGLVVVIPLFYGDVTLAMIEQKMESFGEDFSENLLGRWRNGLIEAANLRGHKSSDQRNDSELVDEIVADVREKMYPTGKIGFYSRFLGIENLLRKQSHDIYRLGIWGMPGVGKTTIAQTAFNLMCQDFEAHCFIEDFHIKFHEEGLYKLREEHFIEKLKKKTVLIVLDDVHNPMEAESFLGEYDCFGTASLIIITSRDKQVLYQCQVEGFLEVTSLNKKEALQLFRQVAFPEKEPSDSNLLEMSKKVVEYANGNRAALCSYGRELKERTKPEEMEVEFEKIKRHPPQEIMDVFKSSYDTLTDHESNIFLDIACFFKDEHLDKILRILEGCGFFPHVGVNRLVDRSLLMISENRKVEMHNLIRDVGREIAKTENSHIARMWEPSSIKSVLEDDEPKETEFIEGIFLDTTNINVFVNPNAFENMYNLRLLKIYSSSSQELYLPKGLESLPYELKLLHWEYYPLQSLPQDFDPRHLVEINMPYSQLQYLWTGTKSLAKLRIINLSHSQKLVEVDELSKACSLKEIVLKGCTTLERTPRTDQLKNLQLLDLSCCTRIKRTEVIEMIKPLDVGGLREIESGSMVFST; encoded by the exons ATGCGCGAATTTCCTGTAGTGGCGAATCAACATGACGTATTCATCCATTTCAGCTTGGAGGAGTTCCGATACTCCTTCGTCAGCCATCTCTCAGCTGCTTTCAGCCGGAGTAGTATCTCCGTTTTTGTCGCAGAAGAAACCAACGGTGAGGCAGTGACGTCAAATACTGACGTGTCTCAGTCTGCGATTGAGGAAACTAAGTTCTTTGTGGTGGTTTTCTCTAAGAGCGACGTGTTCTTGCCGCTCTTCTTGGAAACGCTCGTGAAGTTCCTAGAGCGGCGTAAAGACGGCCTGGTCGTGGTTATTCCGCTCTTCTATGGTGATGTCACTCTAGCTATGATTGAGCAAAAGATGGAGAGTTTCGGTGAGGATTTTTCCGAGAATTTGCTAGGAAGATGGCGAAACGGTTTGATTGAAGCCGCGAACTTGCGAGGTCATAAGTCAAGTGATCAACGAAA TGACTCGGAGTTAGTGGATGAAATTGTTGCAGATGTTCGCGAGAAGATGTATCCAACTGGTAAGATCGGCTTTTATTCGAGGTTTCTTGGGATTGAAAACTTGCTTCGCAAACAATCTCATGACATCTACCGGCTAGGGATATGGGGTATGCCTGGCGTAGGCAAGACTACCATAGCTCAAACAGCATTTAACCTAATGTGTCAGGACTTTGAAGCTCATTGCTTCATCGAAGACTTCCACATAAAGTTTCATGAGGAAGGACTATACAAATTGCGGGAAGAGCATTTCATCGAGaaactaaaaaagaaaacagttcTTATTGTTCTTGATGATGTGCACAATCCTATGGAAGCCGAGTCTTTCCTTGGAGAATATGATTGTTTTGGTACCGCAAGTTTAATCATCATAACATCACGAGATAAACAAGTTCTTTATCAGTGTCAAGTCGAGGGTTTTCTCGAGGTAACATCCTTAAACAAGAAGGAGGCTCTACAACTATTCAGGCAGGTCGCGTTTCCAGAGAAAGAACCAAGTGATAGTAATCTACTTGAAATGTCAAAGAAGGTCGTTGAGTATGCTAATGGGAATCGTGCAGCTCTTTGCTCCTATGGCAGAGAGCTGAAGGAGAGAACAAAACCAGAAGAAATGGAAGTAGAGTTCGAAAAGATCAAGCGTCATCCTCCACAAGAGATTATGGACGTTTTCAAAAGCAGCTATGATACGCTCACCGACCACGAGAGTAACATATTTTTAGATATTGCTTGTTTCTTTAAAGATGAACATTTAGACAAAATCTTGCGAATTCTGGAAGGTTGTGGTTTCTTTCCTCACGTTGGAGTTAACCGTCTTGTTGATCGGTCTCTATTGATGATATCAGAGAACAGAAAGGTGGAGATGCATAATTTGATACGAGATGTTGGTCGGGAAATCGCCAAAACAGAAAATAGTCACATTGCGAGAATGTGGGAACCGTCAAGCATCAAGTCAGTACTAGAAGATGATGAACCTAAG gAAACTGAATTTATTGAAGGAATATTTCTTGACACGACAAACATAAACGTTTTTGTTAATCCTAATGCATTTGAGAATATGTATAATCTTAGGCTGTTGAAGATTTACAGTTCAAGCTCTCAAGAACTTTATCTCCCTAAGGGGCTAGAATCTCTGCCTTATGAGCTCAAACTACTTCACTGGGAATACTATCCGTTGCAATCCTTGCCTCAAGATTTCGATCCGAGACACCTTGTTGAAATCAATATGCCTTATAGTCAGCTTCAATATCTCTGGACAGGAACCAAG AGTCTAGCGAAGTTGAGGATAATAAATCTTAGTCATTCTCAGAAACTAGTTGAAGTTGATGAACTCTCGAAAGCTTGTAGTCTTAAGGAGATCGTTCTAAAAGGTTGCACAACT